In Euwallacea fornicatus isolate EFF26 chromosome 2, ASM4011564v1, whole genome shotgun sequence, one genomic interval encodes:
- the LOC136347160 gene encoding 1,5-anhydro-D-fructose reductase-like, whose amino-acid sequence MRVNVKFALESMKSVKLIISGLEMPIVGLGTWRAKPEEIEKAVDVALESGYRHIDTAFNYNTEESIGKVLNQWIDSGRVKREELFITTKLPNFGNRPSDVERFFNLSLKKLQLEYIDLYLIHMPFSFHLNETTMAPLINKDGTFSLDPVDFVETWKVMENQVKKGLCKAIGVSNFNAQQLQRLYDNSEIKPDVLQVELHAYLQQKDLREVCNRLKVAVTAYSPLGSPGANNHFSTKYDYSLDDFPDILGHPDVKELASKYNKTPGQILLKHLIQQDVIVIPKSGNPQRIKSNIELFDFDLDQADIERLDQLDRAEKGRIFNFMFFKGVDNHPHYPFKRSKQ is encoded by the exons atgagagtgaatgtaaaatttgcattggAAAGTATGAAGAGTGTTAAACTGATTATTAGCGGGTTAGAAATGCCTATTGTGGGGCTGGGAACGTGGAGGGCAAAACCCGAGGAGATCGAGAAAGCTGTTGATGTGGCTTTGGAAAGCGGGTACAGGCACATTG ACACAGCGTTTAACTACAATACTGAGGAGTCTATAGGCAAAGTTCTGAACCAGTGGATCGACTCTGGAAGAGTAAAAAGGGAAGAACTATTCATTACAACGAAG CTCCCAAATTTTGGAAACAGGCCCAGTGACGTGGAGCGCTTCTTTAACCTCTCACTCAAGAAATTGCAACTAGAATATATTGACTTATACCTTATACACATGCCCTTCAGTTTTCATCTCAACGAAACCACTATGGCCCCTCTCATAAACAAAGACGGTACTTTTAGTTTGGATCCAGTGGATTTTGTCGAAACCTGGAAA gtCATGGAAAATCAAGTAAAGAAGGGCCTCTGTAAAGCTATTGGGGTGTCAAATTTCAACGCTCAGCAGCTGCAAAGACTTTACGATAATTCTGAAATTAAGCCTGATGTCCTGCAAGTAGAATTGCATGCTTATTTGCAGCAGAAGGATCTAAGGGAAGTCTGCAATCGGCTTAAAGTAGCTGTAACTGCGTATTCTCCTTTGGGAAGTCCTGGGGCTAATAATCACTTCAGCACAAAATATGATTACTC tttAGATGATTTTCCTGATATCCTGGGCCATCCAGACGTTAAAGAACTGGCctcaaaatacaataaaactCCTGGACAAATTCTACTCAAACATCTGATCCAGCAAGACGTGATTGTTATTCCTAAAAGTGGAAATCCTCAGAGAATAAAATCCAACATAGAGTTGTTCGACTTTGATTTAGATCAAGCGGACATAGAGAGGCTGGATCAGCTTGATCGTGCTGAAAAGGGACGTATATTCAACTTTATGTTCTTCAAAGGGGTGGATAACCACCCGCACTATCCATTTAAGAGGAGCAAGCAGTGA
- the LOC136347187 gene encoding phosphatidylinositol N-acetylglucosaminyltransferase subunit H-like — protein MQEDAAANFTTLFRENIKLNFRKTKGCLFVSLVKQSTCLPFERIFWGLICAALAPIYLTIALVTIYCIYWGLFLVTEENMLIVKGMGLQINRNCPLRQNTVFIPFERVENVFVNEVILRQRVVFMLTLLVKDCTNKPKLYPLFKDLLPRLDCIELIYRQIKGFKFS, from the exons ATGCAGGAAGATGCTGCTGCCAACTTCACCACTTTATTTAGAGAAAACATTAAGCTAAATTTCAGGAAAACTAAAGGATGTTTGTTTGTCTCTTTGGTGAAGCAGAGCACTTGTTTGCCCTTCGAACGGATCTTTTGGGGTTTGATATGCGCAGCCCTAGCACCAATTTATCTTACAATTGCATTAGTTACTATATACTGTATTTACTGGGGTTTATTCCTTGTTACTGAGG aaaatatgCTGATAGTAAAGGGAATGGGGCTtcaaattaatagaaattgtCCTTTAAGGCAGAATACTGTATTCATTCCATTTGAGAGAGTAGAAAATGTATTTGTAAATGAAGTAATATTAAGA CAAAGGGTGGTTTTCATGTTAACTCTACTAGTCAAAGATTGTACAAATAAGCCCAAATTATACCCCTTATTTAAG gaCTTACTGCCAAGACTAGACTGCATTGAACTAATTTATAGGCAAATAAAAGGATTCAAATTCAGCTGA